The following are encoded together in the Thunnus albacares chromosome 7, fThuAlb1.1, whole genome shotgun sequence genome:
- the LOC122986385 gene encoding rhombotin-1-like, producing MVLDKEESVSLVSLQSREKPRGCAGCNGKIRDRFMLQALDRYWHEDCLKCACCDCRLGRVGSTLYTRANLILCRRDYLRLFGVTGNCAACSKLIPAFEMVMRARDNVYHLDCFACQLCRQRFCVGDKFFLKNNMILCQLDYEGGHLNGSTERQPQ from the exons ATGGTGCTGGACAAGGAGGAGA GTGTGTCTCTCGTGTCCCTCCAGTCCAGAGAGAAGCCGAGAGGCTGTGCCGGCTGCAACGGGAAGATCCGGGACCGCTTCATGCTGCAGGCGTTGGACAGGTACTGGCATGAGGATTGTCTGAAGTGTGCCTGCTGTGACTGCCGCCTGGGCCGGGTGGGCTCCACCCTCTACACCCGGGCCAACCTCATCCTCTGCCGCAGGGACTACTTGAG gCTCTTTGGGGTGACGGGGAACTGTGCAGCCTGCAGTAAGCTGATCCCTGCCTTTGAGATGGTGATGAGAGCCAGAGACAACGTCTACCATTTAGACTGCTTTGCCTGTCAGCTCTGCCGCCAGAG ATTTTGCGTGGGAGACAAGTTTTTCCTCAAGAACAACATGATCCTGTGCCAGCTGGACTATGAAGGAGGCCATCTTAACGGCAGCACTGAGAGGCAGCCTCAATAA